A genomic window from Gemmatimonadales bacterium includes:
- a CDS encoding MFS transporter — MSVAQRMKEIREGFQPAFWVANFTELFERLAYYGPQAVLAVYLTEHLLFTPEQAGQLIGFYGFVVWLLPVLGGTLADRFGFRRTLAAAYLILTLGYFLLGSLSADFMAPLREALPLYWLVLAVMMVPALGPAVVKPVVAGSTARASTEKVRSLGYSIYYTVVNIGGTLGPLMAYQVRTTLGIENVFRVSALFTFAMFLVTLGFYQEPGRADDQKVASIGQSLKNLLVVLANVRFMTFLVIFSGFYVVFWQQYIALPLFLRGYVDPNAKVDLLLTVDPATVIAFTFIVNYLTRKVPAFVAMTVGILISALSWLFLTAGGSTPLVVAALFVLAMGEITLSPRFYEYCSRLAPPGQQGLFMGFAFLPVAIGYFIAGPLGGWLVRHYGEELHTPN, encoded by the coding sequence GTGAGCGTCGCGCAGCGGATGAAGGAGATCCGGGAAGGGTTCCAGCCCGCGTTCTGGGTGGCCAACTTCACCGAGCTCTTCGAGCGGCTGGCGTACTACGGACCGCAGGCGGTGCTCGCGGTCTACCTCACCGAGCACCTTCTGTTCACGCCGGAGCAGGCCGGCCAGCTGATCGGGTTCTACGGCTTCGTGGTGTGGCTGCTGCCGGTGCTGGGCGGGACCCTCGCCGACCGCTTCGGCTTCCGCCGCACCCTCGCCGCGGCCTACCTCATACTCACGCTCGGCTACTTCCTACTGGGCTCGCTCTCCGCCGATTTCATGGCGCCGCTGCGCGAAGCCCTCCCGCTCTACTGGCTGGTGCTGGCCGTGATGATGGTGCCCGCACTCGGCCCGGCGGTGGTGAAGCCCGTGGTCGCCGGCTCGACCGCGCGCGCCTCCACCGAGAAGGTGCGCTCCCTCGGCTACTCCATCTACTACACGGTGGTGAACATCGGTGGCACCCTGGGGCCGCTGATGGCGTACCAGGTGCGCACCACTCTCGGCATCGAGAACGTCTTCCGGGTGAGCGCGCTCTTCACCTTCGCGATGTTCCTGGTCACGCTGGGGTTCTACCAGGAGCCGGGACGCGCCGATGACCAGAAGGTCGCGAGCATCGGTCAGTCGCTGAAGAACCTGCTGGTGGTGCTGGCCAACGTCAGGTTCATGACGTTCCTGGTGATCTTCTCGGGGTTCTACGTCGTCTTCTGGCAGCAGTACATCGCGCTGCCGCTGTTCCTGCGCGGCTACGTGGATCCCAACGCCAAGGTCGATCTGCTCCTGACCGTGGACCCGGCGACGGTGATCGCGTTCACCTTCATCGTGAACTACCTGACGCGGAAGGTCCCGGCATTCGTCGCCATGACGGTCGGCATCCTGATCTCGGCGTTGAGTTGGTTGTTCCTCACCGCGGGCGGGAGCACGCCGCTGGTGGTGGCGGCGCTCTTCGTGCTGGCCATGGGCGAGATCACCCTGTCGCCGCGGTTCTACGAATACTGCTCGCGCCTCGCGCCGCCCGGGCAGCAGGGGCTCTTCATGGGCTTCGCCTTCCTGCCGGTGGCGATCGGGTACTTCATCGCCGGGCCGCTGGGCGGGTGGCTGGTGCGGCACTACGGTGAGGAGTTGCACACCCCGAACC